In the genome of Betaproteobacteria bacterium, one region contains:
- a CDS encoding cyclase family protein, whose product MSAGVGAQSLSGAVDDAALSWAPSQWGADDKAGSANHTKNSANIKRALGTIKQYKAITIGKYYHREAPAFGARGWQMTIPGTPTGGPFGKNALTYHDELVTTEIGQIQTQFDGPGHIGVNTSKGPVFYNGRISWDSYERGAGGRVVGMGPLGVEHVGELGFVCRLVVLDAVAYKKSTGAISSSAEMLPIPKKAGDPGIVTAADMEGMVKAQGLGEIGAGDCVALHTGQGNTWGNGRYKSLTSEQRAAARAIFAQGEPGFGISACQWMASKNIALTMGDTSANDAQPGGEEDGYAVPCHTQMQTRRGIWNLENVDTESLLKAGIKEGAFIWAPLRIIGATGSPGNPVVLY is encoded by the coding sequence ATGAGCGCGGGAGTTGGCGCGCAATCCCTTTCAGGCGCGGTTGACGATGCTGCTCTTTCCTGGGCACCCTCCCAGTGGGGCGCGGACGACAAGGCAGGCAGCGCGAACCACACCAAGAACTCGGCCAACATCAAACGCGCGTTGGGCACCATCAAGCAGTACAAGGCCATCACCATCGGCAAGTATTACCACCGCGAGGCCCCCGCCTTTGGGGCGCGCGGCTGGCAGATGACCATCCCTGGTACCCCCACCGGGGGACCGTTCGGCAAGAACGCTCTGACCTATCATGACGAGTTGGTCACCACCGAAATCGGCCAGATCCAGACCCAGTTCGACGGTCCAGGCCACATCGGTGTCAACACCTCCAAGGGCCCGGTCTTCTACAACGGACGCATCTCGTGGGATTCCTACGAGCGTGGCGCGGGTGGCCGCGTGGTGGGAATGGGCCCCTTGGGCGTCGAGCACGTCGGCGAACTCGGTTTCGTATGCCGGCTCGTCGTGCTAGATGCCGTGGCCTATAAGAAGTCCACCGGCGCCATCTCTTCCAGCGCGGAAATGCTCCCCATTCCGAAGAAGGCCGGCGATCCTGGCATCGTCACCGCCGCCGACATGGAAGGCATGGTAAAGGCGCAAGGCTTGGGCGAAATCGGCGCGGGCGATTGCGTCGCGCTGCATACCGGCCAAGGCAACACTTGGGGCAATGGCCGTTACAAGTCGCTGACCTCCGAGCAACGCGCCGCCGCACGCGCGATATTCGCGCAAGGCGAGCCGGGCTTCGGCATCAGTGCCTGCCAATGGATGGCGTCGAAGAACATCGCGCTGACCATGGGCGACACTTCCGCCAACGACGCGCAGCCGGGCGGCGAGGAAGACGGCTATGCCGTGCCCTGCCACACCCAGATGCAAACCCGCCGCGGTATCTGGAACCTGGAAAACGTGGACACCGAGTCCCTGCTGAAGGCCGGCATCAAGGAAGGCGCGTTCATCTGGGCGCCCTTGAGAATCATCGGTGCCACGGGCTCGCCCGGCAACCCGGTAGTTCTGTACTAG
- a CDS encoding phytanoyl-CoA dioxygenase: protein MKVASAQRAYKVLSQSQADAYHRNGYHFPLRVLGTAEARETLGKLEAFERSQGKPLGGSMRTKPHLLFTWADALVHHPKILDAVEDILGPNLLAWSSNFFNKEAHDPGFVSWHQDSTYWGLSHPDIVTAWVAFTPSNVANGCMRAIPGSHLKDQLPHKDTFTQNNLLTRGQEIQVEVNEREAVDFILEHGEFSLHHVRIVHGSEPNNSDGRRIGLAIRYVPTYVKQTAGPRDTAILVRGVDTYHHFEYEQRPKADMDPDAVAYHRRVVEETNQILYRGTGKAPKLS, encoded by the coding sequence ATGAAAGTAGCCTCGGCACAGCGAGCATACAAAGTCCTCTCGCAGTCCCAAGCGGACGCCTATCACCGCAACGGCTATCACTTTCCCCTGCGGGTCTTGGGCACCGCGGAAGCGCGGGAGACTCTAGGCAAGTTGGAGGCCTTCGAGCGCTCGCAAGGCAAACCCTTGGGCGGCAGCATGCGCACCAAACCGCATCTGCTATTCACCTGGGCCGATGCTCTGGTGCATCACCCGAAAATTCTCGACGCGGTGGAAGATATTCTCGGACCTAACTTGCTGGCGTGGAGCAGCAACTTCTTCAACAAGGAAGCGCATGATCCCGGGTTCGTATCCTGGCACCAGGATTCCACCTACTGGGGCTTGAGCCATCCTGACATCGTCACGGCATGGGTGGCGTTCACGCCGAGCAATGTGGCCAATGGATGCATGCGCGCCATTCCCGGATCGCACCTGAAGGACCAGCTCCCGCATAAAGATACCTTCACCCAAAACAATTTGCTCACGCGCGGGCAGGAAATCCAGGTCGAAGTCAATGAACGCGAGGCGGTGGATTTCATTCTCGAACATGGCGAATTTTCCCTGCATCACGTGCGCATCGTGCACGGCTCGGAACCCAATAATTCCGACGGGCGGCGTATCGGCTTGGCCATCCGCTATGTACCCACCTACGTCAAGCAGACTGCGGGGCCTCGCGATACCGCCATTCTGGTGCGTGGTGTGGATACGTACCACCACTTCGAATACGAACAGCGGCCCAAGGCGGATATGGATCCGGACGCCGTGGCCTATCACCGGCGCGTGGTGGAAGAGACCAACCAGATTTTGTATCGCGGCACCGGTAAGGCGCCCAAGCTCAGTTAG
- a CDS encoding hydratase produces MNDSIGQAAQFIASHRLARLPLPALDPSIRPLSEAAAYDVQEQLHDALAARGQGAIAGHKIGCTTAVMQAFLRIPNPCAGGVFSSTVRHRRAVFAHGDFLHVGVECEIVVWMDADLPPASAPYDRQSVAEAVGACSAGMELVDDRYVDYKSLDTPTLIADDFFDAAVVIGEPYRDWRSLDLSALGGTTRINDREVGKGRGSDVMGHPLEALAWLAKSLARRGQFLRKGQFVFTGSLVETKWVNRGDHVVMEVDGLGSVEAEFG; encoded by the coding sequence ATGAACGATTCCATAGGGCAAGCAGCGCAATTCATCGCCAGCCATCGGTTGGCGCGCCTGCCTTTGCCTGCGCTAGACCCGTCCATACGTCCGCTAAGCGAGGCGGCGGCCTACGACGTGCAAGAACAATTACATGATGCCCTGGCCGCTCGCGGACAAGGCGCGATTGCCGGGCACAAGATCGGGTGCACCACGGCGGTGATGCAGGCTTTCTTGCGCATTCCCAATCCCTGCGCGGGTGGGGTGTTTTCTTCAACCGTGCGTCATCGCAGGGCGGTGTTCGCGCACGGCGATTTTCTGCACGTGGGCGTGGAGTGCGAGATCGTCGTGTGGATGGACGCCGACTTACCTCCGGCCTCGGCACCCTACGACAGGCAGAGCGTGGCGGAGGCCGTGGGCGCCTGCTCAGCGGGCATGGAATTGGTGGATGACCGCTACGTGGACTATAAAAGCCTCGATACCCCAACGCTCATCGCGGATGATTTTTTCGATGCGGCGGTGGTGATCGGCGAGCCCTACCGCGATTGGCGAAGCCTCGATCTAAGTGCGCTTGGCGGCACAACGCGAATCAACGACCGCGAAGTGGGTAAGGGCCGTGGCTCCGATGTCATGGGCCATCCCCTGGAAGCCCTCGCATGGCTTGCCAAATCCCTGGCGCGGCGCGGGCAGTTTCTGCGCAAGGGCCAGTTCGTGTTCACCGGTAGCCTGGTCGAAACGAAATGGGTAAATCGTGGAGATCATGTGGTGATGGAGGTGGACGGCTTGGGATCCGTGGAGGCGGAGTTTGGGTGA